A single genomic interval of Mucilaginibacter boryungensis harbors:
- a CDS encoding branched-chain amino acid aminotransferase, protein MTETLDIKITKTQNSRLSQTDFSNLPFGRIFTDHMFVADYADGEWKNFEIVPYGEIGLSPAISSIHYGQAFFEGLKAYKHADGTVTVFRPEKNAARANKSAERLCMPTLPEDIFVSSIAALVDLERDWIPTAPMHSLYIRPVMFATDPYLGVTPSKTYKFVVLTCPVGPYFSKPLRVKFETHYTRAAEGGFGYAKAAGNYGGSMLPFKKAAEEGFDQIIWTDAKEHLYAEEMGAANVMFMLDGTLVTPSTRDTILDGVTRDTVLALARSWGVPVEERRVSIAEIVEGAKTGKLTDAFGAGTAATIAPVGEFHYDGVDYKLSDPTTREFSQKVLKTLDAIRYGNAPDEFGWNHIVA, encoded by the coding sequence ATGACTGAGACGCTGGACATTAAGATCACCAAAACGCAAAATTCGCGTTTATCGCAAACAGATTTTAGTAATTTACCCTTCGGACGCATTTTTACCGACCATATGTTTGTGGCCGATTACGCCGATGGTGAATGGAAGAATTTTGAGATCGTCCCTTATGGCGAGATCGGGCTTAGTCCTGCTATTTCGTCTATCCATTACGGACAAGCATTTTTTGAAGGTTTAAAAGCTTACAAACATGCTGATGGTACGGTAACTGTATTCCGTCCGGAAAAGAACGCGGCACGGGCCAATAAATCGGCCGAACGCCTTTGCATGCCTACCCTGCCCGAAGATATTTTTGTAAGCAGTATTGCCGCTCTGGTCGACCTTGAGCGCGATTGGATACCTACCGCGCCAATGCATTCGTTATATATCCGCCCGGTGATGTTCGCTACCGACCCTTACCTGGGTGTTACCCCGTCAAAAACCTACAAGTTTGTGGTATTAACCTGCCCGGTAGGCCCTTATTTTTCAAAGCCGCTGCGTGTAAAATTTGAAACACATTATACCCGCGCTGCCGAAGGTGGTTTTGGCTATGCCAAAGCAGCCGGCAACTACGGCGGTTCAATGCTGCCATTTAAGAAAGCTGCGGAAGAAGGCTTTGACCAGATCATCTGGACTGACGCTAAAGAGCATTTATATGCCGAGGAAATGGGCGCGGCCAACGTTATGTTTATGCTGGATGGTACACTGGTAACCCCATCAACCCGCGATACTATTTTAGATGGTGTAACCCGCGATACTGTTTTAGCATTGGCCCGCAGCTGGGGTGTGCCGGTTGAAGAGCGCCGTGTATCGATAGCTGAAATTGTAGAAGGGGCCAAAACAGGCAAACTAACCGATGCCTTTGGTGCCGGTACAGCGGCCACTATTGCCCCGGTTGGCGAATTCCATTACGATGGCGTTGATTACAAGTTAAGCGACCCAACCACCCGCGAATTCTCGCAAAAAGTATTAAAAACTTTAGATGCCATACGCTACGGCAACGCGCCCGACGAGTTTGGCTGGAACCATATTGTGGCTTAA